The following proteins come from a genomic window of Mycobacterium sp. DL:
- a CDS encoding TetR/AcrR family transcriptional regulator, translating into MERQHWVDTTAVRRAASRLPGRELRREQIIEAALSAIEENGPHALTGQIADKAGLGRTHFYRHFASKEELDLAVARHVHRELTAKIRLTLDVQGSPLDVIRAPVTQHVMWADEHPNLYRFLVNRHYRRSTEKTAPGSSAFASELAVAGARYFPRYGEDSEAADRNVAAIMGLMDASVLWWLDHRDSTRDELVIRLTRQTWLIINDRLQELGFQLDPHLPLCEPKT; encoded by the coding sequence GTGGAGCGACAGCACTGGGTGGACACCACAGCGGTACGCCGCGCGGCCAGTAGGTTGCCGGGCCGTGAACTACGTCGTGAACAGATCATCGAAGCGGCGCTCAGCGCAATCGAAGAGAACGGGCCCCACGCACTCACGGGCCAAATCGCAGACAAGGCCGGTTTGGGACGCACACACTTCTACCGCCACTTCGCAAGTAAAGAAGAACTCGATCTTGCCGTGGCTCGTCACGTCCACCGCGAACTCACTGCGAAGATTCGCCTAACTCTGGATGTCCAGGGATCGCCGCTAGACGTGATACGCGCGCCGGTCACTCAGCACGTCATGTGGGCTGACGAACACCCCAACCTCTATCGGTTCCTGGTGAACCGACACTATCGGCGCAGCACCGAGAAGACCGCGCCCGGCAGCAGCGCATTCGCCTCTGAACTCGCCGTCGCGGGTGCCCGTTACTTTCCTCGCTACGGCGAGGACTCAGAGGCGGCAGACCGCAATGTCGCCGCCATCATGGGCTTGATGGACGCTTCGGTCCTATGGTGGCTGGACCATCGCGACTCCACTCGTGACGAACTCGTCATTCGGTTGACACGGCAAACCTGGTTGATAATCAATGACAGGCTGCAGGAACTGGGATTCCAGCTTGATCCCCACTTACCACTCTGCGAACCGAAAACCTGA
- a CDS encoding adenylate cyclase regulatory domain-containing protein, translated as MNHPVRVPVRRSTKQVQGVSNTRRRPRSVCLHDGLEGDSRQERTHLIAWLHAQGFTIDQSRLVAPTPLLLPTSRVLGDEGRYVSLRELSTETGIQTKQSPYCGPSRKASGRPRR; from the coding sequence CTGAACCATCCTGTCCGCGTCCCGGTACGCCGCAGCACTAAGCAGGTCCAGGGTGTCAGCAACACACGAAGACGACCTCGCTCAGTATGTCTGCACGACGGTCTTGAGGGCGACAGCCGCCAGGAAAGGACTCATCTAATTGCCTGGCTGCATGCCCAGGGCTTCACGATTGATCAAAGCCGACTGGTGGCCCCAACCCCTCTCCTTCTTCCTACAAGCCGCGTACTGGGTGATGAGGGACGGTACGTCTCTCTGCGCGAGCTGAGCACGGAAACCGGAATCCAGACGAAACAGTCGCCATATTGCGGGCCCTCACGGAAGGCATCGGGCAGGCCACGGAGATGA
- a CDS encoding TetR/AcrR family transcriptional regulator, translated as MRTKAARWGGRTGAERRADRRRRLVNAATEIWTESGWAAVTMRGVCSRAALNDRYFYEEFKTRDELLVAAWDNVRDEMLGEVSATFAERVGQPPIETIRAAISIVVLRIAQDAGRAQILLTQHVGSSTLQDRRAVALQEATQLVMAASKPHLKPDADEMALRMDTFVAVGGFVELISAWHAGLLVDVSQVDIVEHTSRLAETLARRYVVDKFG; from the coding sequence GTGCGGACAAAGGCAGCAAGGTGGGGCGGGCGTACTGGCGCCGAACGACGGGCTGACCGGCGGCGGCGCCTAGTGAACGCGGCGACGGAGATCTGGACGGAAAGCGGATGGGCTGCCGTGACAATGCGTGGGGTCTGCTCCAGAGCCGCGCTGAACGACCGATATTTCTACGAGGAGTTCAAGACGCGCGATGAGTTGCTCGTAGCAGCGTGGGACAACGTGCGGGACGAGATGCTCGGCGAGGTTTCGGCAACATTTGCCGAACGCGTCGGTCAACCACCGATCGAAACCATTCGCGCCGCAATCTCGATCGTTGTTCTCCGCATCGCGCAGGATGCCGGGCGAGCACAGATCCTGCTGACACAGCACGTCGGCAGTTCAACATTGCAAGATCGCCGAGCGGTGGCCTTGCAGGAAGCAACCCAGCTCGTCATGGCCGCCAGCAAGCCGCATCTGAAGCCTGACGCAGACGAAATGGCTCTGCGTATGGACACGTTTGTAGCGGTCGGCGGCTTCGTCGAACTGATCAGCGCTTGGCACGCAGGACTACTGGTCGATGTAAGTCAGGTCGACATCGTCGAACATACGAGTAGACTTGCTGAGACGCTGGCTCGCCGCTACGTGGTTGATAAGTTTGGCTAG
- a CDS encoding acyl-CoA dehydrogenase family protein, with protein MAANRSSWMDDDLDALRDLARTFCEKEVAPHSARFIEQHHVDRDLWTRAGDLGLLCMSIPEQYGGGGGTFAHEAVLIEEQARIGDSAWGAPLHSGIVAHYLLEYGTDEQKERFLPRLATGEMVGAIAMTEPGTGSDLQSVTTKASRVGDEYVVNGSKTFITNGAQADLIIVVAKTDPSAGANGISLVLVEGDRPGFRRGRVLDKVGQRGQDTSELYFEDVHIPVENLLGTTEGQGFIQLMQQLPQERLILALGAVTVLETALEFTVEYTKDRHAFGKPVFAFQNTKFKLAEVATDAHISRVFIDDCVARHLRGELDIPTVAMAKWWTTERAMVALDDCLQLHGGYGYMTEYPIGRMWADARVQKIYGGTNEIMKEIIARSL; from the coding sequence ATGGCAGCCAACCGCTCTAGCTGGATGGACGACGACCTCGACGCACTGCGGGATTTGGCACGTACGTTCTGTGAGAAGGAGGTCGCGCCGCACAGTGCCCGCTTCATCGAGCAGCACCACGTGGATCGGGACCTGTGGACCCGGGCGGGTGATCTTGGGTTGCTGTGCATGTCAATCCCCGAGCAGTACGGCGGAGGTGGGGGAACGTTCGCTCACGAAGCAGTCTTGATTGAGGAACAGGCCCGCATCGGCGATTCGGCATGGGGCGCGCCGCTTCATAGTGGAATCGTCGCCCACTACCTGCTCGAGTACGGCACCGATGAGCAGAAGGAACGCTTTCTTCCCAGACTGGCAACTGGTGAGATGGTTGGCGCGATTGCGATGACGGAGCCGGGCACTGGCTCCGATCTCCAATCTGTCACGACCAAGGCATCGCGCGTTGGAGACGAATACGTTGTCAACGGTTCCAAAACGTTCATCACCAACGGCGCTCAGGCCGACCTCATCATCGTCGTTGCGAAGACCGACCCCAGTGCCGGAGCGAACGGAATCTCGTTGGTTTTGGTCGAAGGCGATCGACCGGGCTTTCGGCGGGGTCGGGTGTTGGACAAGGTCGGTCAGCGCGGACAGGACACCTCCGAGCTCTATTTCGAAGATGTGCACATTCCGGTTGAGAACCTCCTGGGTACGACTGAAGGCCAGGGGTTCATTCAGTTGATGCAGCAACTTCCCCAAGAGCGATTGATCCTTGCGCTTGGTGCAGTGACAGTACTAGAAACAGCGCTCGAGTTCACTGTGGAATACACCAAAGATCGGCATGCCTTCGGCAAGCCCGTCTTCGCCTTCCAAAACACCAAGTTCAAGCTCGCCGAGGTCGCCACCGACGCCCACATCAGCCGCGTTTTCATCGACGACTGCGTCGCCCGCCATCTGCGCGGTGAACTCGACATCCCCACCGTCGCGATGGCGAAATGGTGGACTACTGAGCGTGCGATGGTCGCCCTTGATGACTGCTTGCAGCTCCACGGCGGCTACGGCTATATGACCGAGTATCCCATCGGCAGGATGTGGGCCGATGCTCGCGTTCAGAAGATCTACGGTGGGACAAACGAGATTATGAAGGAGATCATTGCTCGGTCGCTTTAG
- a CDS encoding NAD(P)/FAD-dependent oxidoreductase: MKPVKREPTQDNPPGNPSIVIIGAGFAGITLALRLKRAGFDRVLIVEKGDGVGGVWRENTYPGAACDVPSQLYSISSAPNPRWGRRYAEQGDILAYLRRVADESGLLSLLRTKTEIAKAAFDERTNTWRLTTTTSQELECDVVISAVGQLSRPSVPDIPGISGFAGPSFHSANWDHDLNLSGKRLAVVGTGASSVQFVPVVAAGAEHLDVFQRSAPWVLPKFDRQYGGRHHQLLRKLPILRLSERLMIWTIFEFLALALVDAKPVARVLGVIALRHLGRQVSDARLRSHLTPDYAPGCKRILFSSDYYPALARPNVSLVTDDIRAVEPGGIRTVNGDFHAADVIIYGTGFSATEFLSPMEVYGRSDRKLSDVWADGAHAYYGLSVPEFPNFLMMYGPNTNVGSGSIVYMLESQARHIVRLMKVLRAHPGSVIEVRADVEKRFNDRLSRRLDRSVWTMCTSWYRSARGSISTNWPSPTFLYRLRARRPKRRAYVLSRPAPANSSRRGTPEPANTHLADMPYAPSGADSVD, translated from the coding sequence ATGAAACCCGTGAAACGTGAACCAACCCAGGACAATCCCCCTGGTAACCCCTCGATCGTCATCATCGGCGCTGGCTTCGCCGGAATTACCCTTGCACTTCGCCTCAAACGCGCAGGGTTCGACAGGGTCCTCATTGTCGAAAAGGGCGATGGTGTCGGGGGAGTCTGGCGGGAGAACACCTACCCAGGGGCGGCCTGTGACGTCCCGTCGCAGTTGTACTCGATCTCCTCGGCGCCGAATCCCAGGTGGGGTCGGCGTTACGCAGAACAAGGCGATATCCTCGCCTACCTTCGCCGCGTCGCCGACGAAAGTGGTTTGCTGTCCCTCCTTCGGACCAAAACCGAAATCGCTAAGGCGGCCTTCGATGAGCGCACGAACACATGGCGTCTGACCACGACTACCAGTCAGGAATTGGAGTGCGATGTCGTCATTTCGGCCGTGGGCCAGCTGTCCCGACCCTCAGTTCCTGATATTCCTGGAATCTCGGGCTTCGCGGGCCCGTCGTTTCATTCCGCGAATTGGGACCACGATCTGAATCTCAGCGGCAAGCGGCTTGCGGTCGTCGGCACCGGCGCTAGTTCGGTGCAGTTCGTCCCGGTGGTCGCCGCAGGCGCTGAGCACTTGGACGTTTTCCAACGGTCAGCCCCATGGGTGCTGCCCAAATTCGACCGTCAGTACGGTGGGCGGCATCACCAACTGCTGCGCAAGTTGCCCATTCTGCGGCTCAGCGAACGTCTGATGATTTGGACGATATTCGAGTTCTTGGCGTTGGCACTCGTCGACGCGAAGCCAGTAGCGCGAGTCTTGGGAGTCATCGCCCTCCGGCACCTAGGTCGCCAGGTGTCGGATGCCCGGCTGCGTTCCCACCTGACGCCGGACTATGCGCCCGGGTGCAAGAGGATTCTGTTCTCCAGCGACTATTACCCCGCGCTCGCACGTCCCAACGTTTCATTGGTCACCGACGATATCCGGGCAGTAGAACCTGGCGGAATCCGCACGGTGAACGGCGACTTCCACGCCGCCGACGTGATCATCTACGGCACTGGCTTCAGTGCCACCGAGTTTCTTTCCCCGATGGAGGTCTACGGCCGCTCGGACCGGAAATTGTCGGACGTGTGGGCGGATGGCGCGCACGCCTACTACGGCCTATCGGTGCCAGAGTTTCCGAATTTCCTCATGATGTACGGGCCCAACACCAACGTGGGATCCGGGTCCATCGTCTACATGCTCGAATCGCAGGCCCGACACATCGTCAGGTTGATGAAGGTTCTCCGTGCCCATCCAGGAAGTGTTATCGAGGTCCGTGCCGATGTGGAGAAGCGCTTCAACGACCGGTTGAGTCGCCGCCTGGACAGATCCGTGTGGACTATGTGCACGAGCTGGTATCGCTCGGCGCGGGGGTCGATCTCTACCAACTGGCCCAGCCCGACCTTCTTGTATCGCCTTCGTGCGCGCAGGCCGAAGCGGCGCGCTTACGTCCTGTCGCGTCCCGCGCCCGCGAACTCGTCGCGCAGGGGGACACCCGAGCCGGCCAACACCCATCTGGCCGACATGCCCTATGCCCCAAGCGGGGCCGATAGCGTCGACTAG
- a CDS encoding NAD(P)/FAD-dependent oxidoreductase → MSDTTTVLIVGAGFAGLGTAIRLLQQGIDDFVVLERADEVGGTWRDNTYPGAACDIPSLLYSYGFEQNPDWSRAYSGSAEILGYIKTMVDKYSLSRFIRFGVNVTGLEFDEESALWTAQTADGSQFTARTAVMASGPLANASLPDIRGLDTFDGHKIHSARWDHDYDMSDKRVAVIGTGASAVQIIPELVKTARSVKVFQRTPGWVLPRPDFSHPQWVRTAFRRLPRVQNVGRQAWFWGHELMAVGMVWDTPVTTGIQLLAKANLRRQVSDTWLRRQLTPNFRAGCKRMLMSSDYYPALQRDNCKLVSWPIATLSPNGIRTADGIEHELDCIVFATGFDVCKAGTPFPIRGAHGRELSDEWSQGAYAYRSVTVAGYPNLFFTFGPNSGPGHNSALVYMEAEINYIVKAIGAIIANDLSTLEVREDRQNNYHGEVQQRLGSTTWNSGCKSWYLTNDGYNGTMYPGFATQFKRALSKVDMGDYVTTPTTARTEHHPTEHAQNGSNVAKVAQGRKAKVAQGRKSAGALPTRSDVKADILDVGVGKVPPKRAASRVRKDA, encoded by the coding sequence ATGAGCGACACCACGACCGTCTTGATCGTCGGTGCGGGTTTCGCCGGCCTGGGAACCGCAATCCGGTTGCTACAACAGGGTATCGACGATTTCGTTGTCCTTGAACGTGCCGACGAGGTGGGTGGTACCTGGCGGGACAACACCTATCCCGGCGCGGCGTGCGACATCCCGTCGCTGCTCTATTCCTACGGGTTCGAGCAAAATCCGGACTGGTCCCGCGCGTATTCGGGCAGCGCCGAGATCCTCGGCTACATCAAGACGATGGTCGACAAGTACTCGCTGTCGCGTTTCATCCGGTTCGGAGTGAACGTCACCGGTCTGGAGTTCGACGAGGAAAGCGCACTGTGGACGGCGCAGACAGCTGACGGCTCGCAGTTCACGGCGCGCACCGCAGTGATGGCCAGTGGGCCGCTGGCGAATGCGAGCCTGCCGGACATCCGCGGACTGGACACCTTCGATGGTCACAAGATCCACAGTGCGCGTTGGGATCACGACTACGACATGAGCGACAAACGTGTCGCCGTGATCGGCACCGGAGCCAGCGCTGTTCAGATCATTCCCGAACTGGTGAAGACTGCGCGGTCGGTCAAGGTCTTCCAACGCACCCCCGGCTGGGTCCTCCCTCGGCCCGACTTCTCCCATCCGCAGTGGGTGCGGACGGCGTTTCGTCGCTTGCCTCGCGTGCAGAACGTCGGACGGCAGGCGTGGTTTTGGGGCCACGAGCTCATGGCCGTCGGCATGGTCTGGGATACCCCGGTCACCACTGGCATCCAGCTACTGGCGAAGGCGAATTTGCGGAGGCAGGTATCGGATACTTGGCTCAGGCGCCAGCTGACGCCGAACTTCCGTGCCGGCTGCAAACGGATGCTGATGAGCAGCGATTACTACCCCGCTCTTCAGCGCGACAACTGCAAGCTCGTCTCATGGCCGATCGCGACCCTGTCGCCGAATGGCATACGGACCGCAGATGGCATCGAACACGAACTGGACTGCATCGTCTTCGCCACCGGCTTCGATGTATGCAAGGCTGGCACACCTTTTCCCATCCGAGGCGCGCATGGTCGTGAGCTCTCCGACGAGTGGTCCCAGGGCGCCTATGCGTACCGGAGCGTCACCGTCGCAGGCTATCCCAATCTTTTCTTCACCTTCGGACCAAATTCAGGGCCCGGCCATAACTCGGCCCTCGTGTACATGGAGGCCGAGATCAACTACATCGTCAAAGCCATCGGCGCGATCATCGCGAATGATCTCAGTACGCTCGAGGTCCGCGAAGATCGGCAAAATAATTACCACGGCGAGGTACAGCAGCGGTTGGGAAGTACGACTTGGAATTCGGGTTGCAAGAGCTGGTACCTCACGAATGACGGATACAACGGCACCATGTACCCCGGTTTCGCCACCCAGTTCAAGCGCGCACTGTCCAAGGTCGACATGGGTGATTATGTAACGACCCCGACAACCGCACGAACTGAGCACCACCCAACCGAACACGCCCAAAACGGCTCGAATGTGGCCAAGGTTGCCCAGGGCCGCAAGGCCAAGGTAGCCCAGGGCCGAAAAAGCGCAGGCGCCCTGCCAACGCGGTCTGACGTCAAAGCCGACATCCTGGACGTGGGCGTCGGGAAGGTACCGCCTAAGCGCGCAGCCTCGAGAGTGAGGAAAGACGCTTGA
- a CDS encoding NAD(P)/FAD-dependent oxidoreductase produces MLVIGAGFSGIGVGIKLLKEGFSDFLIVDEAQGVGGTWYWNTYPGIAVDIPSYSYQFSFEKRPSWSRTYAPGIELKNYAKHCVKKYGLASRIRFGVTVVRAEFDEESTLWRLFTSTDEELTARFVINASGVLTRPKSPDIPGVGDFGGVTMHTSRWDHQQTLTGKRVAVIGTGASAVQLIPSIAKDVDTLTVFQRTPIWCLPKFDFAVPRPLSALLRLAPGAQIAARGASQAFVELTFPVAAHFHTAIPLASAIERAAISYMRRQVTDPVVREKLTPRYALGCKRPSFHNEYLKTFNRENVLLETNPITRVDETAVITADGVRHEIDVLVLATGFKVMESDSMPTYSLRGVAGRDQAQWWDENRLQAYEGVSVPGFPNHFSVFGPYGYNGSSYFALIEAQAGHILRCLRHARTADSNYVEVREEANQRFFAEMLARRHTQVFWQDSCAGANSYYFDKHGDVPLRPTTTVESIWRSRRFDLADYRFERRPAKKADTAPQKVDTAG; encoded by the coding sequence ATATTGGTCATCGGAGCTGGATTCTCCGGGATCGGAGTGGGCATCAAGCTGCTGAAGGAAGGTTTCTCGGACTTCCTCATCGTTGATGAGGCCCAAGGGGTGGGTGGAACCTGGTACTGGAATACCTACCCGGGGATTGCAGTAGACATTCCGTCATATAGTTACCAATTCTCCTTTGAGAAACGCCCGTCGTGGTCCCGTACCTATGCGCCGGGGATCGAACTGAAGAACTACGCGAAGCATTGCGTGAAAAAATATGGCCTCGCGTCGCGCATCCGCTTCGGAGTCACGGTTGTGAGGGCTGAGTTCGACGAAGAATCGACATTGTGGCGTTTGTTTACCTCGACGGACGAGGAACTGACAGCGAGGTTCGTCATCAATGCCTCCGGGGTTCTCACGCGACCAAAATCGCCGGACATACCGGGGGTCGGGGACTTCGGCGGGGTCACGATGCACACGTCGCGCTGGGACCACCAGCAGACCCTCACCGGAAAGAGGGTCGCCGTCATCGGGACGGGCGCCTCGGCGGTGCAACTGATCCCCTCGATAGCCAAGGACGTGGACACACTCACCGTCTTTCAGCGCACCCCGATATGGTGTCTGCCGAAATTCGACTTCGCGGTGCCCCGCCCGCTGAGTGCTCTTCTCCGGCTCGCACCCGGAGCGCAGATCGCCGCGCGGGGAGCCAGCCAGGCCTTTGTCGAACTCACCTTTCCCGTCGCAGCGCACTTCCATACCGCCATACCGCTGGCGTCGGCGATCGAGCGTGCAGCGATCAGCTATATGCGTCGGCAGGTCACCGACCCGGTCGTTCGGGAGAAGCTGACGCCGCGTTACGCGCTGGGCTGCAAGCGACCAAGCTTTCACAACGAATATTTGAAGACGTTCAACCGCGAGAACGTCCTTCTTGAAACCAACCCCATCACCCGGGTGGATGAGACCGCGGTAATTACGGCCGATGGCGTCAGACACGAGATCGACGTGCTCGTCCTGGCAACGGGATTCAAGGTCATGGAATCGGACAGCATGCCCACCTACTCGCTCAGAGGTGTCGCCGGCCGAGACCAGGCACAGTGGTGGGACGAGAACCGACTCCAGGCATATGAGGGAGTCAGCGTGCCAGGATTCCCGAACCATTTCTCAGTGTTTGGCCCGTACGGATACAACGGGTCGTCCTACTTCGCACTCATCGAGGCACAGGCGGGTCACATTCTCCGTTGCCTCCGGCATGCCAGGACGGCCGACTCGAACTACGTCGAGGTACGCGAGGAGGCGAATCAACGCTTCTTCGCGGAGATGCTGGCACGGCGGCATACGCAGGTCTTCTGGCAGGACAGCTGCGCGGGCGCGAACAGCTATTACTTCGACAAGCATGGGGACGTGCCTCTGCGTCCCACGACGACGGTCGAGTCGATCTGGCGCAGTCGACGATTCGACTTGGCCGACTACCGTTTCGAACGGCGACCGGCGAAAAAGGCGGACACTGCCCCACAGAAGGTGGACACCGCCGGATGA
- a CDS encoding SDR family NAD(P)-dependent oxidoreductase, which yields MLEPSTAVVTGAGRGIGLEIARQLAAAGHKVLLTDVDGDAAERAATEVGGGAWSATHDVRDPSGHREVAAQALAAGPLAVWVNNAGILLAGNSWSHSDAEIASILDVNVRGVVAGSHAAVVAMGAGGGAILNIASLSALAPIPGLAMYAATKAAVLSFTTSLQGDLDHAGLPIHARALCPDVVSTKMVTDRVADPGAALLFAGPRPMDAAAVARAGLELLESRQIFRVVPRWRGVVARTSDAAPSLGLKAFALMRGVGERRQRNHR from the coding sequence ATGCTAGAACCATCAACAGCCGTCGTCACAGGAGCAGGTCGAGGGATTGGTCTGGAGATCGCGAGACAACTCGCCGCTGCCGGTCACAAGGTTTTGCTCACGGATGTGGATGGCGACGCAGCGGAGCGCGCTGCCACCGAGGTCGGCGGTGGCGCTTGGAGCGCCACGCACGACGTACGAGATCCGTCGGGTCATCGGGAAGTCGCTGCTCAGGCTTTAGCCGCTGGCCCTCTGGCGGTGTGGGTAAACAACGCTGGGATCCTACTCGCGGGTAACAGCTGGAGTCACAGCGATGCCGAGATTGCGTCGATCCTCGATGTCAATGTACGAGGTGTCGTTGCCGGCTCACACGCGGCAGTTGTCGCTATGGGCGCGGGTGGGGGCGCGATCCTCAACATCGCGTCCCTCTCGGCTCTGGCGCCCATCCCTGGATTAGCGATGTACGCAGCAACCAAAGCGGCCGTATTGTCGTTCACCACATCGCTGCAGGGCGACCTTGACCATGCGGGATTGCCAATCCACGCACGGGCGCTATGCCCTGACGTGGTAAGTACGAAAATGGTCACCGACCGGGTTGCCGACCCTGGGGCGGCGCTTCTGTTCGCCGGACCGCGTCCAATGGATGCTGCGGCCGTGGCCCGCGCGGGACTCGAGTTGCTGGAGAGTCGCCAGATATTCCGGGTAGTTCCTCGGTGGCGTGGCGTAGTTGCGCGCACTAGCGATGCTGCGCCGTCGCTTGGATTGAAAGCTTTCGCGTTGATGCGCGGCGTCGGTGAGCGGCGCCAACGCAATCATCGTTGA
- a CDS encoding alpha/beta hydrolase has protein sequence MSSPARPNPSMASHLVAATARGVLRPLTQVIPANDHGFAVMDRVLRGTLVVSRPRRAISVEKVDTPFAGERVRGDWVKAANVASDAPPILYIHGGAFSMCSPETHRGLISELSAAARRPVFAVRYRLVPKYPFPAAADDALIAYRWLTEGSAITASSGTVALAGDSAGGQLAAATALGAREHRLPTPDAMLLMSPVLDLTCQLAMDRDLRRRDPFASAISASRTIGLYVAGADPADPRISVLDADLTDMPPTLIQVGGREMLLDDSRVFAKRLQTAGVSSQLQVFRGQIHVFQAMFRLLPEAREALRLGGEFLATSATVR, from the coding sequence ATGAGTTCACCTGCCAGGCCGAATCCGAGCATGGCGAGCCACCTGGTCGCGGCAACGGCGCGAGGCGTTCTTCGACCTCTCACGCAAGTGATTCCGGCCAACGACCATGGCTTCGCGGTCATGGACCGCGTGCTACGGGGAACACTCGTGGTGTCGCGGCCAAGGCGCGCAATCAGTGTCGAGAAGGTAGACACGCCCTTCGCCGGTGAACGTGTGCGAGGCGACTGGGTCAAGGCGGCCAACGTGGCCTCGGATGCTCCGCCGATTCTTTATATACACGGCGGCGCATTTTCTATGTGCTCTCCCGAGACCCACCGTGGCCTCATCAGCGAACTGTCCGCGGCCGCCCGCAGGCCGGTATTTGCCGTGCGCTATCGATTGGTCCCGAAATATCCCTTCCCGGCGGCCGCAGATGATGCACTGATCGCCTATCGATGGTTGACAGAGGGAAGCGCGATCACCGCGTCTTCTGGCACGGTGGCGCTCGCCGGCGATTCCGCAGGCGGCCAGCTTGCTGCGGCGACGGCGCTTGGCGCTCGGGAACATCGACTGCCGACGCCGGATGCCATGCTGCTGATGTCGCCGGTGCTGGATTTGACATGCCAACTCGCGATGGACCGTGATCTGCGCAGACGGGACCCCTTTGCGTCCGCCATCTCTGCGTCGAGAACAATTGGTCTGTACGTGGCGGGCGCCGATCCAGCCGACCCGAGGATAAGCGTGCTCGATGCTGATCTCACGGACATGCCACCAACTTTGATTCAGGTCGGCGGACGAGAGATGTTGCTCGACGACTCCAGAGTCTTTGCCAAACGTCTGCAAACTGCAGGGGTCTCCTCGCAGTTGCAAGTTTTCCGCGGCCAGATCCATGTCTTCCAGGCGATGTTTCGCCTACTGCCAGAAGCACGTGAGGCCCTCAGGCTCGGTGGCGAGTTCTTGGCTACTTCGGCCACCGTCCGTTGA
- a CDS encoding SDR family NAD(P)-dependent oxidoreductase, translated as MDILRWDRPPRLSRRANAVVTGAGSGIGRAFAVELARRGGRVVCADIDPVRAKETVGLVVQAGGEGLDIACDVTDEEQVRELADSAEKWFGAAASLVINNAGIGIGGNVIGATPKRDWEATLSVNLWGVIYGCEIFVPRLRAKGSGGIINVASAASFGAAPRMGAYNVSKAGVLSLSETLAAELSGTGVAVTVLCPTFVKTNIVDNPGIEESAAKLATNLMKWTGVSAESVARKTLDANDRGQLHVLPQVDAKILWLFKRAVPATYTRALGLVERIAR; from the coding sequence ATGGATATCTTGAGGTGGGACAGACCGCCTCGCCTGAGCCGCCGCGCCAACGCGGTCGTAACGGGAGCGGGCAGCGGAATTGGCCGTGCCTTCGCGGTGGAGCTCGCCCGTAGAGGTGGACGAGTGGTGTGTGCCGACATCGACCCGGTGCGTGCCAAGGAGACGGTCGGGCTCGTCGTCCAAGCCGGCGGCGAGGGGCTCGACATCGCATGCGATGTCACGGACGAAGAGCAGGTCCGCGAACTCGCCGACAGCGCCGAGAAGTGGTTCGGCGCGGCAGCCAGCCTGGTGATCAACAACGCGGGCATCGGAATCGGTGGCAATGTCATCGGCGCGACGCCCAAGCGGGACTGGGAAGCGACACTTTCAGTCAACTTGTGGGGAGTGATTTACGGCTGCGAGATCTTCGTACCGCGACTTCGTGCGAAGGGCAGCGGGGGAATTATCAACGTCGCATCGGCTGCAAGTTTTGGAGCAGCGCCCCGGATGGGTGCCTATAACGTCAGCAAGGCCGGCGTGCTCTCGCTATCCGAGACTTTGGCGGCCGAGCTGAGTGGTACTGGTGTGGCGGTGACTGTACTGTGCCCGACATTTGTCAAGACCAACATCGTCGATAACCCTGGTATTGAGGAGTCGGCCGCCAAGCTGGCAACGAATTTGATGAAGTGGACCGGCGTGTCGGCGGAATCGGTGGCGCGCAAAACGTTGGACGCGAACGATCGCGGTCAGTTGCACGTCCTACCCCAAGTCGACGCGAAGATTCTCTGGTTATTTAAGCGGGCAGTGCCTGCCACGTATACCCGTGCGCTCGGTTTGGTTGAGCGAATCGCGCGCTAA